A region of the Peptostreptococcaceae bacterium genome:
TATACCTCAATAATGGAGAGGAAAACAAAAAAGTAAAGTTTATGAAAGGAGCGACAGAAAATGGAGAGATTTAAACGGACCGAAAGTTTGATTGGCAAAGAAAAGCTCGACTTGTTGAAAAATGCAACTGTATTCATATTTGGCGTGGGTGGAGTAGGTGGTTTTGCAGCCGAATCGCTTGCGAGAGCAGGCATTGAGAATATTGGACTCGTAGACTATGACAAGATTCATATTTCAAACATAAATAGGCAGATACACGCATTGGACGAGACGGTGGGCGAAAGCAAAGTTTCTGTCATGAAGAAGAG
Encoded here:
- a CDS encoding ThiF family adenylyltransferase, whose amino-acid sequence is MERFKRTESLIGKEKLDLLKNATVFIFGVGGVGGFAAESLARAGIENIGLVDYDKIHISNINRQIHALDETVGESKVSVMKK